A stretch of Acropora muricata isolate sample 2 chromosome 7, ASM3666990v1, whole genome shotgun sequence DNA encodes these proteins:
- the LOC136922128 gene encoding solute carrier family 22 member 15-like: MALDVDTCLKRIGQFGPFQIRVLGMFLFIFFPITYQTLIMVFVAYEPPWMCSQQNDTCLPIATNTSSSTTELYSTATKPKELYERRCTVLKRSQWEFARYSLYEGPHKTIVNEFDLVCGRGYLAWLANSMLFFGWAIGAIVLGIIADYFGRKSVLFPSVSVVLVVTFAMAFSKAFWVVAVCRVIIGFFEAGCFLSMFVLATELVGPEKRALAGNLVWFYFTAALMVLGLKAYFIRYWRTLLIVSSAPWIFILLFWRFVPESVRWLLVKGKTVQAREILTKVATVNKKEMPVEELHVPVTASGQSVVELIRTWKMAKMSLIQIYVWFVNGMVYYGLSLSSGEFGGSIYLNFILTSLVEIPANVLVIHNCNRFGRKKTTVAHMVAAGISVVAVSLIPHGTNNTGFIAGRVILGTLGKMFITTSFNAVYIFSAELFPTVVRNSGMGMVSVSSRIGAASSPFVVQMTRINAILPFALMGSLSFFAAILCWFLPETLGKSTAEVMEDAKQESGGQYEMVTQKEKQQAA; the protein is encoded by the exons ATGGCTCTCGACGTTGATACTTGCTTGAAACGTATTGGTCAGTTTGGTCCTTTTCAAATTCGCGTCTTAGGAATGTTCCTCTTTATATTCTTTCCTATCACCTACCAAACACTGATAATGGTGTTCGTGGCATACGAACCGCCATGGATGTGTAGCCAGCAGAACGACACATGTCTCCCGATTGCAACAAACACCTCATCGTCAACAACTGAACTGTATAGCACGGCTACCAAGCCCAAAGAGCTGTATGAGAGAAGGTGTACAGTGCTGAAACGAAGCCAGTGGGAGTTTGCGCGGTACAGTTTGTACGAGGGACCGCATAAAACTATTGTCAATGAG TTTGATTTAGTTTGTGGTCGCGGATACCTGGCATGGCTTGCAAACTCTATGCTGTTTTTCGGTTGGGCGATCGGCGCCATCGTGCTTGGCATAATAGCAGACTATTTTGGTCGTAAAAGTGTCTTGTTTCCATCCGTTAGTGTTGTGCTAGTTGTGACTTTTGCAATGGCATTTTCTAAAGCTTTTTGGGTTGTCGCCGTTTGTCGTGTCATTATTGGATTCTTCGAAGCTGGCTGTTTTTTGTCGATGTTCGTTCTAGCGACTGAATTGGTTGGCCCCGAGAAGCGTGCCTTAGCGGGCAATCTTGTTTGGTTCTATTTCACCGCAGCCCTTATGGTTTTGGGACTTAAGGCCTATTTTATACGTTATTGGCGCACACTTCTCATCGTGTCATCAGCCCCTTGGATCTTCATTCTTCTATTTTGGAG GTTTGTTCCAGAATCCGTTAGATGGCTTCTTGTAAAGGGAAAGACAGTTCAAGCACGGGAAATTCTGACCAAAGTTGCAACAGTAAACAAAAAGGAAATGCCAGTGGAGGAACTGCATGTTCCGGTTACTGCATCTGGTCAAAGTGTTGTGGAGCTCATCAGGACATGGAAAATGGCGAAAATGTCGCTCATTCAGATCTACGTATG GTTTGTAAATGGTATGGTTTATTATGGGCTTTCTTTAAGCTCAGGAGAATTTGGCGGTAGCATATATTTGAACTTCATACTGACCAGCCTGGTGGAGATTCCTGCAAATGTTTTGGTCATTCATAACTGCAACAG GTTTGGACGGAAGAAGACGACAGTGGCTCACATGGTTGCAGCCGGCATTTCTGTTGTGGCGGTTTCTCTGATACCACACGGAACAAATAACACAG GTTTTATTGCCGGTCGAGTCATTCTAGGAACTTTGGGTAAAATGTTTATCACCACCTCATTTAACGCAGTATACATCTTCTCTGCTGAACTCTTTCCTACTGTAGTAAG gaacagCGGTATGGGAATGGTTTCCGTTTCCAGTCGTATCGGCGCTGCAAGTTCTCCTTTCGTTGTTCAAATGACTCGCATTAACGCGATTTTGCCTTTTGCCTTGATGGGAAGCTTGTCCTTCTTCGCAGCCATTCTATGTTGGTTCTTACCCGAGACTCTGGGGAAGAGCACGGCTGAAGTCATGGAGGACGCAAAGCAAGAATCCG GAGGGCAATACGAAATGGTGactcaaaaggaaaaacagcaGGCAGCTTGA